From the Macaca nemestrina isolate mMacNem1 chromosome 7, mMacNem.hap1, whole genome shotgun sequence genome, one window contains:
- the LOC105492137 gene encoding abscission/NoCut checkpoint regulator isoform X2, producing MESRCYGCAVKFTLFKKEYGCKNCGRAFCSGCLSFNAAVPRTGNTQQKVCKQCHEVLTRRVAALEARQKPSTSQSQGLTRQDQMIAERLARLRQENKPKLVPSQEEIEARLAALKDERQGSIPSTREMEARLAALQGRVLPSQTPQPAHHTPDNRTQAQQTQDLLTQLAAEVAIDSWKGGGPAASLQNDLNQGGPGSTNSKKQASWSLEAEKSRLLAEAALELREENTRQERILALAKRLAVLRGQDPERVTLQDYRLPDSDDDEDEETAIQRVLQQLTEEAALDEASGFNIPAEQASRPRTQPRRTQPEAQDVDPRPEAEEEELPWCCICNEDATLRCAGCDGDLFCARCFREGHDAFELKEHHTSAYSPPRAGREH from the exons ATGGAGAGTAGGTGCTACGGCTGCGCTGTCAAGTTCACCCTCTTCAAGAAGGAG TATGGCTGTAAGAATTGTGGCAGGGCCTTTTGTTCAGGCTGCCTAAGCTTCAATGCAGCAGTGCCTCGGACTGGGAACACCCAACAGAAAGTCTGCAAGCAATGCCACGAGGTCCTGACCAG GCGTGTGGCAGCCTTGGAAGCCAGGCAGAAGCCCAGCACTTCCCAGAGCCAGGGACTGACCCGACAAGACCAGATGATTGCTGAGCGCCTAGCACGACTCCGCCAGGAGAACAAGCCCA AGTTAGTCCCCTCACAGGAAGAGATAGAGGCACGACTGGCTGCGCTAAAGGATGAACGTCAGGGCTCCATCCCTTCCACCCGGGAAATGGAGGCACGACTTGCGGCGTTGCAGGGCAGAGTTCTACCTTCTCAAACCCCCCAGCCG GCACATCACACACCAGACAACAGGACCCAAGCCCAGCAGACACAGGATCTGCTAACGCAGCTGGCAGCTGAGGTGGCTATCGACAGCTGGAAAGGAGGAGGCCCAG CTGCCTCTCTCCAGAATGACCTCAACCAGGGTGGCCCAGGGAGCACTAATTCCAAGAAGCAGGCCAGCTGGTCCTTGGAGGCGGAGAAGAGCAGACTGCTGGCTGAGGCAGCACTTGAGTTGCGGGAGGAGAACACGAGGCAGGAACGGATTCTGGCCCTGGCCAAGCGACTGGCCGTACTGCGGGGACAGGACCCCGAGAGAG TGACCCTCCAGGACTATCGCCTCCCAGACAGTGATGACGACGAGGATGAGGAGACAGCCATCCAGAGAGTCCTGCAGCAG CTCACTGAAGAAGCTGCCCTGGATGAGGCAAGTGGCTTTAACATCCCGGCAGAGCAGGCTTCTCGACCCCGGACCCAACCCCGAAGGACACAGCCTGAG GCCCAGGATGTGGACCCCAGGCctgaggctgaggaagaggagctCCCCTGGTGCTGCATCTGCAATGAGGATGCCACCCTACGCTGCGCTGGCTGCGACGGGGACCTCTTCTGTGCCCGCTGCTTCCG AGAGGGCCATGATGCCTTTGAGCTTAAAGAGCACCACACATCTGCCTACTCCCCTCCGCGTGCAGGCCGAGAGCACTGA
- the LOC105492137 gene encoding abscission/NoCut checkpoint regulator isoform X1 yields the protein MESRCYGCAVKFTLFKKEYGCKNCGRAFCSGCLSFNAAVPRTGNTQQKVCKQCHEVLTRGSSANASKWSPPQNYKKRVAALEARQKPSTSQSQGLTRQDQMIAERLARLRQENKPKLVPSQEEIEARLAALKDERQGSIPSTREMEARLAALQGRVLPSQTPQPAHHTPDNRTQAQQTQDLLTQLAAEVAIDSWKGGGPAASLQNDLNQGGPGSTNSKKQASWSLEAEKSRLLAEAALELREENTRQERILALAKRLAVLRGQDPERVTLQDYRLPDSDDDEDEETAIQRVLQQLTEEAALDEASGFNIPAEQASRPRTQPRRTQPEAQDVDPRPEAEEEELPWCCICNEDATLRCAGCDGDLFCARCFREGHDAFELKEHHTSAYSPPRAGREH from the exons ATGGAGAGTAGGTGCTACGGCTGCGCTGTCAAGTTCACCCTCTTCAAGAAGGAG TATGGCTGTAAGAATTGTGGCAGGGCCTTTTGTTCAGGCTGCCTAAGCTTCAATGCAGCAGTGCCTCGGACTGGGAACACCCAACAGAAAGTCTGCAAGCAATGCCACGAGGTCCTGACCAG AGGATCTTCTGCCAATGCCTCCAAGTGGTCACCACCTCAGAACTATAAGAA GCGTGTGGCAGCCTTGGAAGCCAGGCAGAAGCCCAGCACTTCCCAGAGCCAGGGACTGACCCGACAAGACCAGATGATTGCTGAGCGCCTAGCACGACTCCGCCAGGAGAACAAGCCCA AGTTAGTCCCCTCACAGGAAGAGATAGAGGCACGACTGGCTGCGCTAAAGGATGAACGTCAGGGCTCCATCCCTTCCACCCGGGAAATGGAGGCACGACTTGCGGCGTTGCAGGGCAGAGTTCTACCTTCTCAAACCCCCCAGCCG GCACATCACACACCAGACAACAGGACCCAAGCCCAGCAGACACAGGATCTGCTAACGCAGCTGGCAGCTGAGGTGGCTATCGACAGCTGGAAAGGAGGAGGCCCAG CTGCCTCTCTCCAGAATGACCTCAACCAGGGTGGCCCAGGGAGCACTAATTCCAAGAAGCAGGCCAGCTGGTCCTTGGAGGCGGAGAAGAGCAGACTGCTGGCTGAGGCAGCACTTGAGTTGCGGGAGGAGAACACGAGGCAGGAACGGATTCTGGCCCTGGCCAAGCGACTGGCCGTACTGCGGGGACAGGACCCCGAGAGAG TGACCCTCCAGGACTATCGCCTCCCAGACAGTGATGACGACGAGGATGAGGAGACAGCCATCCAGAGAGTCCTGCAGCAG CTCACTGAAGAAGCTGCCCTGGATGAGGCAAGTGGCTTTAACATCCCGGCAGAGCAGGCTTCTCGACCCCGGACCCAACCCCGAAGGACACAGCCTGAG GCCCAGGATGTGGACCCCAGGCctgaggctgaggaagaggagctCCCCTGGTGCTGCATCTGCAATGAGGATGCCACCCTACGCTGCGCTGGCTGCGACGGGGACCTCTTCTGTGCCCGCTGCTTCCG AGAGGGCCATGATGCCTTTGAGCTTAAAGAGCACCACACATCTGCCTACTCCCCTCCGCGTGCAGGCCGAGAGCACTGA